The following coding sequences are from one Arthrobacter sp. 24S4-2 window:
- the folK gene encoding 2-amino-4-hydroxy-6-hydroxymethyldihydropteridine diphosphokinase, giving the protein MNPPQSNNPYIRAVLALGSNLGERNDTLSSAVADLVDRPEVRLTAVSPVVQTKAVGGPEGQPDFLNMVITVETSLPPLELLRHCQAVENKHLRVREVRWGPRTLDVDIIAYGDVVSSDPVLTLPHPRAAERAFVLYPWSLVDPAAELNGVRVGELALRATDFPDLAMFDGFGDFDGLPTAGAVE; this is encoded by the coding sequence ATGAACCCGCCACAGTCGAACAACCCGTACATCCGCGCTGTGCTTGCCCTGGGCAGCAACCTGGGGGAGCGGAACGACACTCTCTCCAGCGCCGTCGCGGACCTTGTGGACCGGCCCGAGGTGCGGCTGACCGCCGTGTCCCCGGTGGTCCAGACGAAGGCCGTGGGCGGCCCCGAAGGCCAGCCGGACTTCCTGAACATGGTGATCACGGTGGAGACATCGCTGCCGCCTCTCGAGCTGCTGCGCCACTGCCAGGCGGTTGAAAACAAGCACCTCAGGGTGCGCGAGGTGCGGTGGGGCCCCCGGACCCTGGACGTGGACATCATCGCCTACGGGGACGTTGTGAGCTCCGACCCCGTCCTGACGCTGCCCCATCCCCGTGCCGCGGAACGGGCGTTTGTGCTGTATCCGTGGTCGCTCGTCGACCCGGCGGCCGAGCTTAATGGCGTGCGCGTGGGCGAACTGGCCCTCCGGGCCACCGATTTCCCGGACCTCGCCATGTTTGACGGTTTTGGCGACTTCGACGGCCTGCCCACCGCCGGTGCGGTGGAGTAG
- a CDS encoding DUF3180 domain-containing protein — protein sequence MKPINPFLLTVVGLILAIAGWFATVMATRYSMATPVLPQTALVTMGVIVALTLVLGIRVLRWRNGKKKKMLNPILAAWTLVLAQACAYTGTVLLGWHAGIFLDLLRLWNLRSDQGITWLTLSMAGGGLAMIIVGLVVERFCRIPPEDGDAEGTPGLPGRGARKPKGEGEYAYRGD from the coding sequence GTGAAACCCATCAACCCGTTCCTGCTGACCGTGGTGGGGCTGATCCTGGCCATTGCCGGATGGTTCGCAACGGTCATGGCCACCCGCTACAGCATGGCCACCCCGGTGCTGCCCCAGACTGCCCTGGTGACCATGGGGGTGATCGTTGCGCTCACCCTGGTTTTGGGGATCCGTGTGCTGCGCTGGCGGAACGGCAAGAAGAAGAAAATGCTGAACCCCATCCTGGCTGCCTGGACCCTGGTCCTCGCCCAGGCCTGTGCGTACACCGGAACGGTGCTGCTGGGCTGGCATGCGGGGATTTTCCTGGACCTGCTGCGGCTGTGGAACCTGCGCAGCGACCAGGGGATCACCTGGCTTACGCTCTCCATGGCCGGCGGCGGCCTGGCCATGATCATTGTGGGACTGGTAGTGGAACGCTTCTGCCGGATCCCGCCGGAGGACGGCGATGCCGAAGGCACCCCGGGGCTGCCCGGACGGGGCGCCCGCAAACCCAAGGGGGAGGGCGAATATGCCTACCGAGGCGATTGA
- a CDS encoding PH domain-containing protein yields the protein MPTEAIDPPGIAWLRVSPKYVTVRLVGWAAGNLIAVALFSLPLVFTLLGWWTWPPLWLAVTVPAVMLVLALWRLALIPRQVRAIGYAERDDDLLIRSGIFFQRAMVVPYGRMQYVDIGVGPVERGLGLCTLKLHTASAGTNAEIPGLPADEGARLREQLSARGAARLAGL from the coding sequence ATGCCTACCGAGGCGATTGACCCGCCGGGCATCGCCTGGCTCCGCGTTTCGCCAAAGTACGTGACCGTCCGACTGGTCGGGTGGGCGGCCGGAAACCTGATTGCCGTGGCGCTGTTTTCGCTGCCTCTGGTTTTCACCTTGCTGGGCTGGTGGACGTGGCCGCCGCTCTGGCTGGCCGTTACGGTTCCGGCGGTCATGCTGGTGCTGGCCCTCTGGCGGCTCGCGCTCATCCCGCGGCAGGTCCGGGCCATCGGCTACGCTGAGCGCGATGACGACCTCCTGATTCGCAGCGGTATCTTCTTCCAGCGCGCAATGGTGGTTCCGTACGGCCGGATGCAGTACGTGGACATCGGCGTAGGCCCGGTGGAACGCGGCCTGGGCCTGTGCACCCTGAAACTGCACACCGCCTCGGCCGGCACCAACGCCGAGATTCCCGGCCTGCCCGCCGACGAAGGGGCCAGGCTCCGCGAACAGCTTTCGGCCCGCGGCGCGGCACGGCTGGCCGGGCTGTGA